A section of the Spirosoma pollinicola genome encodes:
- a CDS encoding outer membrane protein assembly factor BamB family protein — translation MKRLLFTISTLVALVVGWSQFRQNTTDSKPNDYTNWGEYLGGPDRSHYSALSQITPDNVKNLQVAWTYATPDSGQIQANPIIVDGVLYSVTPAVQAIALDATTGKEIWKFGSPTKQSLSTSRGVTYWKASSGAPEARILYTVGSLLYALDAKTGKPIPAFGQDGHIDLHEGLGAQAKDKFVISNTPGTIFEDLIIMPVRLSEGADAAPGHVRAFNVRTGKLVWTFHTIPQPGEYGYDTWPKDTYKNTDVGGANNWSGMAVDRPRGIVYVPTGSAAFDFYGGNRKGPNLFANCLLALNARTGKRLWHFQAVHHDIWDRDFPAPPNLLTLSSKGPDGKPRRVDAVAQVTKSGFVLVFDRVTGKPLFPIKETPMPKSDVPGEEAWPTQPIPTRPAPFARQNFGEADLNPYSTERDSLLAQFRRSRKGTFQPLSRQGTFIYPGLDGGAEWGGAATDPDGIMYVNANEAAWLIALNLAPKQDELAHLTLGNRLYTTTCSNCHGAQRKGNATSGYPSLVNIGQRRDRAYVSEIIGHGKGMMPGFTQLSAAEKQAIIGFLFDDEKVEAVGQIAKGSKSPDVPYKISGYTKFLDSKGLSGISPPWGTLNAIDLNTGEYLWKIPLGEEPELAAKGIHNTGVENYGGPVITAGGVLFIAATKDGKFRAFDKKTGKLLWETTLPAAGFATPATYQVGTKQYVVIACGGGKLGAKKGNQYVAFALP, via the coding sequence ATGAAACGATTGCTTTTTACGATCAGTACGCTGGTTGCTCTGGTGGTTGGCTGGTCTCAGTTCCGCCAGAATACTACCGACAGCAAACCCAATGACTACACCAACTGGGGAGAATACCTCGGCGGGCCGGACCGAAGTCATTATTCGGCTCTTTCCCAGATCACCCCCGATAATGTAAAAAACTTGCAAGTTGCCTGGACCTACGCCACCCCCGACAGTGGACAGATTCAAGCGAACCCAATTATTGTGGATGGCGTATTGTACAGCGTAACGCCTGCTGTTCAGGCGATTGCACTGGATGCAACCACAGGGAAGGAAATCTGGAAATTTGGTAGTCCAACGAAGCAATCACTTAGTACCAGCCGGGGCGTAACCTACTGGAAGGCCAGCAGCGGGGCACCTGAAGCCCGTATTTTATATACGGTTGGGTCGTTGCTCTACGCACTTGATGCCAAAACAGGAAAGCCTATTCCGGCGTTCGGGCAGGATGGGCACATTGATCTGCATGAAGGCCTGGGTGCCCAAGCAAAAGATAAATTCGTTATCTCGAATACACCCGGCACAATTTTCGAAGACCTCATTATCATGCCTGTGCGGTTGTCGGAAGGAGCCGATGCGGCACCGGGACATGTCCGGGCGTTCAACGTTCGGACAGGAAAACTGGTCTGGACTTTCCACACCATTCCGCAACCCGGTGAATATGGCTACGACACATGGCCTAAAGACACCTACAAAAATACCGATGTTGGCGGGGCTAACAACTGGTCAGGTATGGCCGTTGACCGGCCACGCGGTATTGTATATGTACCCACCGGTTCGGCAGCTTTTGATTTTTACGGCGGCAATCGAAAAGGGCCAAATCTGTTTGCCAACTGTTTGCTGGCACTCAATGCCCGCACCGGCAAACGGCTATGGCATTTTCAGGCGGTTCACCACGACATCTGGGATCGTGACTTTCCGGCACCGCCCAATCTCCTCACTTTGAGCAGCAAAGGCCCCGACGGGAAGCCCCGGCGCGTTGACGCCGTAGCACAGGTTACCAAGTCGGGTTTTGTCCTGGTCTTCGACCGGGTTACGGGAAAGCCGCTTTTCCCGATCAAGGAAACCCCAATGCCCAAATCCGATGTTCCCGGCGAGGAAGCCTGGCCCACACAACCCATACCTACCCGTCCTGCTCCCTTTGCCCGCCAGAATTTTGGTGAAGCCGACCTGAACCCCTATTCAACCGAACGCGACTCACTATTGGCTCAGTTTCGGCGAAGTCGAAAGGGTACTTTCCAACCTCTAAGCCGCCAGGGGACGTTTATTTATCCCGGTCTGGACGGGGGTGCCGAATGGGGTGGTGCCGCCACCGACCCAGATGGTATCATGTATGTGAATGCCAACGAAGCCGCCTGGCTTATTGCGCTCAATCTGGCCCCAAAACAGGACGAACTGGCGCATCTCACCCTTGGCAATCGACTGTACACCACTACCTGTTCCAATTGTCATGGTGCCCAACGTAAGGGCAATGCAACAAGTGGCTACCCATCGTTAGTAAACATTGGACAACGCAGAGACCGAGCCTATGTATCGGAAATTATCGGCCACGGTAAAGGGATGATGCCGGGTTTCACTCAGTTGTCGGCTGCCGAAAAACAAGCTATCATCGGCTTCCTGTTCGATGATGAGAAAGTTGAAGCTGTTGGCCAGATAGCTAAAGGCAGCAAGTCTCCTGACGTTCCCTACAAGATTTCGGGCTACACCAAGTTTTTGGACAGTAAAGGGTTGTCGGGCATTTCTCCACCCTGGGGTACCCTAAACGCTATTGACCTGAACACCGGCGAGTATTTGTGGAAAATACCCCTTGGCGAGGAACCGGAACTGGCCGCTAAAGGCATTCACAATACAGGCGTAGAGAACTACGGCGGGCCGGTTATAACAGCTGGTGGCGTCTTATTTATAGCCGCTACTAAAGACGGAAAATTCAGAGCGTTCGACAAAAAAACCGGCAAACTTTTGTGGGAAACGACGCTGCCAGCCGCTGGCTTTGCCACACCGGCCACCTATCAGGTCGGCACGAAACAATATGTTGTCATTGCCTGTGGCGGAGGGAAATTAGGTGCGAAGAAAGGGAACCAGTATGTAGCGTTCGCGTTGCCGTAG
- a CDS encoding DEAD/DEAH box helicase, with product MQFSELSLIDPILKALAEEGYTNPTPIQEKAIPILLSRRDLLGCAQTGTGKTAAFAIPILQLLNEERSKSTGGPRRIKALILTPTRELAIQIAESFESYGRHLNLRHTVIFGGVSQHSQVNTLKSGIDVLIATPGRLLDLMNQGFVHLRDVQFFVLDEADRMLDMGFIHDVKKVITKLPSHRQSLFFSATMPVDVAKLADTILNNPAKVEVTPVSSTADTIEQAMYFVGKDDKRKLLVHILDDKNIKSALVFARTKHGADKVVKDLLKAGIGAEAIHGNKSQNARQRALSNFKSRETRVLVATDIAARGIDVDELSHVINYELPNIPETYVHRIGRTGRAGHDGIALSFCDAEETEFLRDIHKLIGKHVPVIDNHPFVLNISAAAVSATPSRQGQGRNDNRRGSGRPNNNGRSAGSSNNGGQSRSQSPRSESQGNNASAPRREESSSRPSRSTSRPQTQSRGTGNSRFSNTSSDKNY from the coding sequence ATGCAATTTTCCGAATTATCATTAATTGATCCCATCCTGAAGGCCCTTGCCGAAGAAGGATATACTAACCCAACCCCAATCCAGGAAAAAGCCATACCGATTTTATTGAGCCGCCGAGACTTACTGGGTTGCGCTCAAACCGGTACTGGTAAAACAGCCGCTTTCGCTATCCCTATTCTGCAACTTCTCAACGAAGAACGCAGCAAAAGCACAGGTGGTCCACGACGCATTAAAGCGCTGATTCTGACACCAACACGCGAATTAGCCATTCAGATAGCCGAAAGTTTTGAATCGTATGGTCGCCATTTGAACCTTCGTCATACCGTTATTTTTGGTGGTGTTTCGCAGCATTCACAGGTAAACACACTGAAATCGGGTATCGACGTATTGATCGCCACCCCCGGCCGTTTGCTCGACCTGATGAATCAGGGTTTTGTGCATCTTCGTGATGTGCAGTTCTTTGTCCTTGACGAAGCCGACCGCATGCTCGACATGGGCTTTATCCATGACGTCAAGAAAGTCATCACAAAACTGCCATCTCACCGGCAATCGCTGTTTTTCTCAGCTACCATGCCGGTCGATGTAGCCAAACTTGCCGATACGATTTTAAATAACCCGGCTAAAGTTGAAGTGACGCCCGTATCCTCTACGGCTGATACTATCGAACAAGCTATGTATTTTGTTGGAAAAGATGATAAGCGCAAATTACTTGTACACATCCTCGACGACAAGAATATTAAATCAGCATTGGTTTTTGCCCGTACCAAACACGGAGCCGATAAGGTCGTAAAAGACCTTCTGAAAGCTGGTATTGGTGCGGAGGCCATCCACGGCAACAAATCACAGAACGCCCGCCAGCGTGCCCTCTCGAACTTCAAAAGCCGGGAAACACGTGTGTTGGTCGCTACCGATATTGCCGCCCGTGGTATTGACGTAGATGAACTGTCGCACGTGATCAACTACGAACTACCAAACATACCAGAAACCTACGTTCACCGGATTGGTCGTACTGGCCGGGCCGGGCACGATGGTATTGCCTTATCTTTTTGCGATGCCGAAGAAACTGAGTTTCTCCGGGACATTCATAAGCTGATTGGCAAACACGTTCCCGTAATTGACAATCATCCATTTGTACTCAACATTTCCGCAGCCGCCGTATCAGCAACGCCTAGCCGCCAGGGCCAGGGCCGCAACGATAACCGTCGGGGAAGTGGTCGCCCAAATAACAATGGTCGTTCAGCCGGATCGTCGAACAATGGCGGTCAATCAAGAAGCCAAAGTCCCCGATCTGAAAGTCAGGGAAATAACGCATCGGCACCTCGACGGGAAGAAAGTAGCAGCCGCCCGAGCCGAAGCACCAGTCGTCCGCAGACGCAAAGCCGGGGCACTGGAAACAGCCGGTTCAGCAATACAAGCAGTGATAAGAATTATTAG
- a CDS encoding phosphatidylinositol-specific phospholipase C/glycerophosphodiester phosphodiesterase family protein produces the protein MQYRFLLLLLLSSVSVTLAQKIHSHNDYAKIRPFTEAYEQKADFIEADVWLRNGKLVVSHEKPDSLAIVPPTLDSLYLKPIVRLFEQYKGKPSADRDYTFALVIDIKENPAGVLPLLMTMLQANLVCFNRSANAKAIQVVISGERPRINTFLDYPLLQFDGRPSEVYDQETLQRVAMISDNFQSYSRWNGVGDIADLDRDKLKRVIKRAHSDNKPFRFWAIPDTPNGWKQLKKLGVDIINTDKVAEAAKDLR, from the coding sequence ATGCAGTATCGTTTCCTCCTACTCCTCCTGCTATCGTCAGTATCGGTTACACTGGCGCAAAAGATTCACTCACACAACGATTATGCCAAGATACGACCGTTTACCGAAGCGTATGAGCAGAAAGCTGACTTTATCGAAGCCGATGTCTGGTTGCGGAACGGTAAACTAGTGGTATCACACGAAAAGCCTGACTCTCTGGCAATAGTGCCACCTACGCTCGATTCGCTTTATTTAAAGCCTATTGTGCGCTTATTCGAGCAATATAAGGGTAAACCAAGCGCCGATCGGGACTACACATTCGCCCTGGTAATTGACATTAAAGAAAACCCTGCCGGAGTGCTGCCACTACTTATGACTATGTTACAGGCAAATCTGGTTTGTTTCAACCGGTCGGCCAACGCCAAAGCTATACAGGTCGTCATCAGCGGGGAGCGGCCCAGAATCAATACCTTTCTTGACTATCCGCTTCTTCAGTTCGATGGGCGCCCCAGTGAAGTTTACGACCAGGAAACCCTTCAGCGTGTAGCTATGATTAGCGACAATTTCCAGTCTTACTCTCGTTGGAATGGCGTTGGCGATATTGCAGATCTTGACCGGGACAAACTCAAGCGGGTCATAAAACGTGCCCACAGCGACAATAAACCGTTTCGTTTCTGGGCCATCCCAGATACCCCTAACGGATGGAAACAGTTAAAGAAACTGGGCGTCGATATCATCAATACCGATAAAGTAGCGGAGGCCGCGAAAGATTTACGCTGA
- a CDS encoding vWA domain-containing protein has protein sequence MNFIFQSSPWWILVCLLVGAVYAFALYQPIPRFVGSGTATGGFDKRTTYGLAALRFVVVSFLTFLLLNPLIRSLRTLTEKPKVVLAIDNSESVAAAGRPALTKALAELQTLQKQLTDKGLDVSIHTFGDSISGDLTQIPFTQRTSDLSGLLSSIRSDYEGRNLTDVVLVSDGIFNQGLSPTFGQYPFAVQTIGLGDTIPKKDIQLKGIIANRIAYLGNQFPIKAEVVSSGFQGRAATVVLRQNGKELGRQSISLGKNETFNQLTFQATATQKGVQHYVVDVLPQPGEFSTRNNRQDVYLDVIDGKEKVLLLALTPHPDVKALRNILEKNQNYELDVRILTGTPAEATPPADKTYDLIILHQIPDNGGAGTALIQKYLAKNTPVLFVLGNQSSMGPFNTSNPVMQVNAQPNQSDKVTGVFNPEFKQLNLDPARLDILSKLPPMLVPYGEFRLQAGSEVVLWQQVGSVRTTKPLLALNVTSPRKTAVLAGEGLWAWRLEEYALTDKQEVVDELIQKVIQLISVKEDRRKLRVYPIRNEFVAGEKVIFETELYNDIYERLYDKPVRLEISDEKGITRTYNYTPTDANSRFEISRLPEGAYRFRASVTVNNKAEQASGQFVVRDLQLEALNTTADHGLLRQLSQQTGGKFYNASQTEELVRTLTNRPHPARLTSTEEMNELINWRWLFFVVLTLVTIEWGLRKFYGGY, from the coding sequence ATGAACTTCATTTTTCAATCCTCGCCCTGGTGGATTTTGGTATGTCTGCTCGTTGGAGCAGTCTATGCGTTTGCTTTGTATCAACCAATACCCCGATTTGTGGGTAGCGGCACTGCCACGGGTGGATTTGATAAACGGACAACCTATGGATTGGCCGCACTACGATTCGTTGTGGTCAGTTTTCTGACCTTTTTGCTGTTGAATCCCCTAATTCGCAGTCTGCGAACGTTAACGGAAAAACCAAAGGTCGTACTTGCCATTGACAATTCGGAGTCGGTGGCTGCTGCTGGCAGGCCCGCACTTACGAAGGCACTGGCCGAGTTGCAAACGCTTCAGAAACAGTTGACCGACAAAGGATTGGATGTATCCATTCATACATTTGGCGATTCTATTTCGGGCGACTTGACGCAGATTCCCTTCACCCAGCGCACGTCCGATTTATCGGGCTTGCTGTCGAGTATTCGATCTGATTACGAAGGCCGCAACCTGACCGATGTGGTGCTGGTTTCGGATGGCATCTTCAACCAGGGCCTTTCGCCCACCTTTGGTCAATATCCATTTGCCGTTCAGACCATTGGTCTTGGTGATACTATTCCTAAGAAAGATATTCAGCTTAAAGGTATTATTGCCAACCGAATTGCCTATTTAGGTAATCAATTTCCTATAAAAGCCGAGGTGGTTAGTAGTGGCTTTCAGGGACGTGCCGCAACCGTTGTGCTGCGACAGAACGGCAAGGAGTTAGGGCGGCAGTCAATTAGTTTGGGGAAAAATGAGACGTTTAACCAACTGACGTTTCAGGCAACAGCTACCCAAAAAGGCGTTCAGCATTATGTGGTGGACGTGTTGCCGCAACCCGGCGAATTCAGTACTCGTAACAACCGTCAGGACGTTTATTTAGACGTTATCGACGGTAAAGAAAAAGTGCTGTTGCTAGCCTTGACACCCCACCCGGATGTAAAAGCGTTGCGCAATATTCTGGAGAAAAACCAGAATTATGAACTCGATGTACGTATTCTTACCGGAACCCCCGCAGAAGCTACGCCCCCCGCAGACAAAACCTATGATCTAATAATTCTGCACCAGATTCCCGACAATGGGGGAGCAGGCACTGCGTTGATTCAGAAATACCTGGCAAAAAATACGCCGGTATTGTTTGTACTGGGGAATCAGTCGTCGATGGGGCCATTCAACACCTCGAACCCGGTGATGCAGGTAAACGCCCAACCGAACCAGAGCGATAAAGTGACAGGGGTATTTAACCCTGAATTCAAACAACTCAATCTTGACCCGGCGCGGCTTGACATTCTATCCAAGCTGCCCCCTATGTTAGTGCCATACGGGGAATTCAGGTTGCAGGCCGGTAGCGAAGTTGTACTCTGGCAACAGGTGGGCAGTGTTCGCACAACCAAGCCACTGTTAGCACTAAACGTCACCAGTCCGCGCAAAACTGCTGTGCTGGCCGGAGAAGGACTGTGGGCATGGCGGCTTGAAGAATACGCCCTGACCGACAAACAGGAAGTCGTTGATGAACTGATTCAAAAAGTGATTCAATTGATTTCGGTGAAAGAGGACCGGCGCAAACTCCGGGTCTACCCAATTCGTAACGAATTTGTGGCTGGGGAGAAGGTTATTTTTGAAACTGAGTTATACAACGACATTTACGAGCGGTTGTACGACAAGCCTGTCCGGCTCGAAATCAGCGATGAGAAGGGCATAACGCGCACTTATAACTATACGCCTACAGACGCTAACAGCCGGTTTGAAATTAGTCGATTGCCAGAAGGAGCCTATCGTTTCCGGGCGAGCGTAACAGTCAACAACAAGGCTGAACAGGCGTCGGGGCAATTTGTGGTCCGCGACCTGCAACTCGAAGCCCTCAACACAACTGCCGATCATGGTTTGCTACGGCAGCTTTCGCAGCAAACGGGTGGCAAATTCTACAACGCCAGCCAAACCGAGGAGCTTGTTCGCACGCTGACCAACCGTCCGCATCCAGCCCGGTTAACGAGTACTGAAGAGATGAACGAACTCATCAACTGGCGTTGGTTGTTCTTTGTGGTGCTCACACTGGTAACGATAGAGTGGGGGTTACGAAAGTTTTATGGTGGGTATTGA
- the fabG gene encoding 3-oxoacyl-[acyl-carrier-protein] reductase: protein MDLLKGKVALITGASRGIGRAMAQKFAQEGASVAFTYLSNVEKGQALEEELRAFGGQVRGYRSDASDHKAAEELITQVLADFGKLDVLVNNAGITKDGLLMRMTEEQWDTVINVNLKSVFNLTKAAIKTMMKAKSGSIINLTSVVGIRGNAGQANYAASKAGIIGFTKSVALELGSRNIRSNAIAPGFIETEMTGEINEKALEEWKQQIPMKRGGQPEEIADCAVFLASDLSRYITGQVLQVDGGMLT, encoded by the coding sequence ATGGATTTACTGAAAGGAAAAGTTGCGCTGATTACGGGTGCGTCGCGTGGAATTGGTCGGGCTATGGCCCAGAAATTTGCACAGGAAGGAGCGAGTGTTGCCTTTACGTATCTGTCGAATGTTGAGAAAGGTCAGGCACTGGAAGAAGAACTTAGGGCGTTTGGCGGACAAGTGAGAGGCTACCGTTCCGATGCATCGGATCATAAAGCAGCCGAAGAACTCATTACTCAGGTTCTTGCTGATTTCGGTAAGCTTGATGTGCTGGTTAATAATGCCGGCATTACAAAAGATGGTCTACTGATGCGTATGACCGAAGAGCAATGGGATACCGTAATTAACGTTAACTTAAAGTCGGTCTTTAACCTCACTAAAGCAGCCATCAAAACTATGATGAAGGCGAAGTCGGGGTCGATTATAAACCTGACATCTGTAGTGGGCATCCGGGGTAACGCGGGGCAAGCCAACTATGCAGCGTCTAAAGCAGGTATTATTGGTTTTACCAAGTCGGTTGCCCTTGAATTAGGCTCGCGAAATATCCGTTCAAACGCCATTGCACCGGGTTTTATCGAGACAGAAATGACTGGCGAAATCAATGAAAAAGCGCTTGAAGAGTGGAAACAGCAAATTCCAATGAAACGTGGAGGCCAACCTGAGGAAATAGCCGATTGTGCTGTTTTCTTGGCCTCCGACCTCTCCCGCTACATCACCGGTCAAGTGCTGCAAGTGGATGGAGGAATGCTAACCTAG